The Manihot esculenta cultivar AM560-2 chromosome 11, M.esculenta_v8, whole genome shotgun sequence genome includes a region encoding these proteins:
- the LOC110607697 gene encoding uncharacterized protein LOC110607697, which produces MTPPPGLYSGTSTFALVARVSAFSVGLVYGNLKLKYLRAKAKSHKKAEAKAHH; this is translated from the exons ATGACGCCGCCGCCTGGACTCTACTCCGGCACCAGCACCTTCGCCCTG GTGGCTCGTGTGTCCGCTTTCTCTGTCGGTCTTGTGTATGGGAACCTGAAGCTCAAATATCTCAGG GCAAAAGCAAAGTCTCACAAGAAAGCCGAAGCAAAGGCTCATCACTGA
- the LOC110607696 gene encoding probable ribosome-binding factor A, chloroplastic: protein MSEAHGLERQLIQLNIPLPKMPLDIVSSLLDILENDPKSTRSTSTCRQYQRSQELRFFIAMLHVHLHLRLLHPHQPILISRRLSPPIATSHSNLFPISNPASIASVHFRSKPLINSITCMARPRRVKMVAKQIQRELSDMLLTDKVLQYAVLPESALGADRYLSSLTTISDVEVSADLQVVKVYVSVFGDDRGKEVAIAGLKSKAKYVRSELGRRMKLRLTPEIRFIEDESLERGSRVIAILDRIKAEKENGFDEDDDLSESSDSPQEDRDWEGDDPDEDIIYVK, encoded by the exons ATGTCAGAGGCCCATGGGCTTGAAAGGCAACTGATCCAGCTCAATATTCCTCTTCCCAAAATGCCCTTAGATATAGTGTCTTCACTTCTGGATATTCTGGAAAATGATCCAAAATCCACAAGAAGCACAAGCACTTGCAGGCAGTACCAGAGAAGCCAAGAGCTACGATTCTTTATAGCAATGCTCCACGTTCACCTTCATCTTCGCCTTCTCCATCCACACCAGCCTATACTCATTTCCCGGCGACTTTCACCTCCAATCGCCACCAGCCACTCCAACCTATTCCCCATTTCCAACCCAGCGTCAATAGCCTCTGTTCACTTTCGATCGAAACCCTTAATTAATTCCATAACATGTATGGCCAGACCCAGAAGAGTCAAAATGGTGGCCAAGCAGATTCAAAGGGAGCTTTCCGATATGCTTCTAACAGATAAGGTGCTACAGTACGCCGTTCTGCCGGAGTCTGCTTTGGGTGCCGATAGATATCTGTCTTCTCTTACCACCATCAGCGACGTTGAAGTCTCCGCTGATTTGCAG GTGGTTAAAGTGTATGTATCTGTATTTGGAGATGACAGAGGAAAGGAAGTTGCGATTGCTGGGTTGAAATCGAAAGCCAAGTATGTTAGGAGTGAGTTAGGAAGGCGTATGAAGTTGAGGCTCACTCCTGAGATACGTTTTATAGAAGATGAATCTCTGGAGAGAGGAAGCAGG GTGATAGCAATATTAGACAGAATTAAAGCTGAGAAGGAGAATGGCtttgatgaagatgatgatcTCTCTGAATCATCTGATTCACCTCAAGAGGATAGAGATTGGGAGGGTGATGACCCTGACGAGGACATTATATATGTAAAGTAG